One Carassius auratus strain Wakin chromosome 3, ASM336829v1, whole genome shotgun sequence genomic region harbors:
- the LOC113055646 gene encoding transmembrane protein 100-like yields MPQNTRTLDSAMPSELVKDTMTIPGAPERMLQEKTNNNEPPQLQLLAVTIPLVNEGQLTAATGGAELSCYRCTVPFGVVVLIAGIVVTAVAYSFNSHGSTISYFGLVLLSAGLVLLVLSGVCWKLQMERKKERRRESQTALMAHQRSIFA; encoded by the coding sequence ATGCCTCAAAACACACGGACCCTGGACTCTGCGATGCCCTCCGAGCTGGTCAAAGACACCATGACCATCCCCGGAGCTCCCGAGCGAATGCTGCAAGAGAAAACCAACAACAACGAGCCTCCTCAACTGCAGCTGCTGGCCGTCACCATTCCCCTGGTCAACGAGGGGCAGCTGACCGCGGCCACCGGCGGAGCAGAGCTGTCCTGCTACCGCTGCACCGTGCCCTTCGGAGTGGTGGTCCTGATCGCGGGGATCGTGGTGACGGCTGTCGCGTACAGCTTCAACTCGCACGGCTCCACCATATCATACTTCGGACTGGTGCTGCTCTCGGCCGGGCTGGTGCTGCTTGTGCTGAGCGGGGTTTGCTGGAAGCTgcagatggagagaaagaaagagaggagacGAGAGAGTCAGACAGCACTGATGGCCCATCAGAGGAGCATCTTCGCCTGA